In Novipirellula galeiformis, one DNA window encodes the following:
- a CDS encoding glycosyltransferase family 2 protein, with amino-acid sequence MQPNTNLASVAVVIPALNEERSLPLVLADLPAVGYVIVADNGSTDATAEVALEGGAIVVHEAQKGYGSACLRGLAAIAAKIEHGEAPPQIVVFVDADFSDHADMLPELIAPIQSGEADFVLGSRLLGEREPGAMPPQSVYGNKLACFLMRILFGVRYTDLGPFRAIDYAKLCTLGMEDENFGWTIEMQIKAARAGLRHLEIPVPYRNRIGTSKISGTLSGSFKAGYKILYTIARYGMRSRKTQPSSLRVHRRVEA; translated from the coding sequence ATGCAACCTAATACGAACCTGGCAAGCGTCGCAGTCGTCATTCCGGCGCTCAACGAGGAACGTTCGTTGCCCTTAGTGCTGGCAGACTTGCCTGCGGTTGGCTACGTGATTGTTGCGGACAACGGCTCGACCGATGCCACCGCCGAAGTTGCACTCGAAGGCGGCGCGATCGTCGTCCACGAGGCCCAGAAGGGATACGGTTCGGCATGCCTTCGTGGACTCGCGGCAATTGCAGCGAAGATCGAGCATGGCGAGGCACCGCCGCAAATCGTTGTTTTCGTGGATGCAGACTTCAGCGACCACGCCGACATGCTGCCTGAATTGATTGCACCGATCCAATCAGGTGAAGCCGACTTTGTTTTAGGATCGCGATTGCTCGGCGAGCGTGAACCGGGGGCGATGCCACCGCAGAGCGTGTATGGCAACAAACTAGCCTGTTTCTTGATGAGAATCTTGTTTGGTGTGCGATACACCGACCTTGGTCCGTTCCGTGCCATCGACTACGCCAAGCTTTGCACGCTGGGAATGGAGGACGAGAATTTCGGATGGACGATTGAAATGCAAATCAAAGCCGCCCGCGCGGGGCTCCGCCATTTAGAGATTCCCGTGCCCTACCGCAATCGCATTGGAACCAGCAAGATCAGTGGGACGCTTAGCGGAAGCTTCAAAGCGGGATACAAGATTCTCTACACGATTGCTCGATACGGAATGCGAAGCCGAAAGACTCAGCCGAGCTCGCTACGGGTGCACCGGCGAGTGGAAGCGTGA
- a CDS encoding DUF547 domain-containing protein, with product MTHSKSSYYGPFFWLAIVSFSVPIVVAAKAFHEVQLTTKPTPHPDASGVDHALWDYLLKSYVENGLVDYDGMARDHLFRTYLRQLSEAEPEKLTTAADQLALFCNAYNAFVINGVITHKIRGSVMDFQVDDNEFFDIKEHILRGQTISLNHLEHELIRKRFREPRVHVALVCAAKSCPAIRAEAYIGRRLGAQLQDQSIQFANSSLYVDFEPSDATLRLSPILNWYGEDWDHVGGYLPWLAERVQDAELKQAIERANRGETQVAFFDYDWSLNSQAPTAVSATPAKKAEFGSGTIPNQ from the coding sequence ATGACACATAGCAAATCTTCTTATTACGGCCCCTTTTTCTGGTTGGCGATCGTCTCGTTTTCCGTACCGATCGTCGTCGCAGCCAAAGCGTTCCACGAGGTGCAATTGACGACCAAGCCCACGCCGCATCCTGATGCATCGGGAGTCGACCACGCGTTGTGGGATTACTTGTTGAAATCGTACGTTGAAAATGGGTTGGTCGACTATGACGGCATGGCCCGGGACCATTTGTTCCGCACCTACTTGCGACAGCTTTCCGAAGCCGAACCGGAAAAGCTAACCACGGCGGCAGACCAATTGGCCTTGTTCTGTAACGCCTACAACGCGTTTGTCATCAACGGCGTGATTACCCATAAAATTCGCGGTTCGGTGATGGACTTTCAAGTCGATGACAACGAATTCTTTGACATCAAGGAACATATTCTGCGTGGCCAAACGATCAGTCTAAATCACCTCGAACACGAACTCATCCGCAAACGTTTCCGCGAACCACGCGTCCACGTCGCTTTGGTGTGCGCCGCGAAAAGTTGCCCAGCGATTCGCGCCGAAGCGTATATCGGCCGCCGGCTTGGTGCTCAGTTGCAAGACCAGAGCATTCAATTCGCAAATAGCTCGCTGTATGTCGACTTTGAACCGTCCGATGCGACGTTGCGGCTCAGCCCGATTTTGAATTGGTATGGAGAGGATTGGGATCACGTGGGAGGATACTTGCCGTGGTTGGCCGAACGAGTGCAGGATGCCGAATTGAAGCAGGCCATCGAGCGAGCAAATCGGGGTGAAACACAGGTTGCCTTCTTCGACTACGACTGGTCGTTGAATTCGCAAGCTCCAACCGCTGTGTCAGCCACGCCAGCAAAAAAAGCCGAATTTGGATCGGGCACGATTCCGAACCAATAG
- a CDS encoding NAD(P)-binding domain-containing protein, with the protein MSVNALKSDRKKTTYFATVPPQEILPIVNGRYESSVKGIYVIGDVTGLPLVKVAANQGASVIAKMRFDQNSASDDGRLDLVIIGAGPAGLSAAMEAHERGLKYVVLERNKVASTVRSFPPGKKVYAEPQFVRNESKLEFDEDLDKDEFLTRVNRLVDEKKLHIKEDTEVDRVRKVGERRFEVETKSGKSFPTQQVLVAVGRQGQARLLECPGADNAQKVTYRLHTPEDYHDANIMVVGGGNSAIEAALLLMPHNRVTLSYRGDDLFRAKEENRLLIEQAERDGRLNILYRSNLKAIRDDEVDIDVDGQTHTVANDHVIVQIGTLPPVDFLMDMGLELDGVWTAKRLAFSVVGLLVGVFVYFYSKNFVFHPAAAGEGKLLLRGLESLAGSTQLGFAAFLVGTVLPIAWLCLLALKLINGNMQARGHSALFNLPHSTLLLILGGGLYAGSLVAPSVLTLDPSAAGDGPYFVPGFTWLYNVVPKYFSNAYGLYYLIYFSAIAGFGLYWAIKANHRLIWRRNLTIIATQWTLWWGIPTFLAVFIGRNPWTPLLTRSLNAWPLNMAAFKVDPAVGPGDPAWWHTVAVVGVVWAAVLTFIVIPLVTIRWGKIYCSYICSCGALAETVGNGFRHRGPKGDTPRKMERMGFVFVALATVATIADLYGFEGPLGQYNLWVGTALAGAVAIGLYPFLGQRVWCRMWCPLAFWMNFWGRWSQFKITPEKGKCIDCNVCNQYCQMGIDIKSSALKGEPITLNDSPCVGCNECIVRCPMEILHLGDLPVVRRPGIQSGNPS; encoded by the coding sequence ATGTCTGTGAACGCACTCAAGTCGGACCGCAAGAAGACGACCTATTTTGCGACGGTCCCGCCGCAGGAAATCCTGCCGATCGTCAACGGCCGTTACGAGTCCAGCGTGAAGGGCATCTACGTGATTGGCGATGTCACGGGATTGCCGCTGGTCAAGGTGGCCGCGAACCAGGGTGCCAGCGTCATCGCGAAGATGAGGTTCGACCAAAATTCCGCGTCGGATGATGGTCGACTTGACCTTGTCATCATCGGTGCGGGGCCTGCGGGATTGTCCGCCGCGATGGAAGCACACGAGCGGGGACTCAAGTACGTCGTTCTCGAACGCAACAAAGTTGCCAGTACGGTCCGCAGCTTCCCGCCCGGCAAAAAGGTCTATGCCGAGCCACAGTTCGTGCGCAACGAAAGCAAGCTCGAGTTCGACGAAGATTTGGACAAAGACGAGTTTCTCACTCGCGTCAATCGCTTGGTTGACGAGAAAAAGTTGCACATCAAGGAAGACACGGAAGTTGACCGCGTGCGAAAAGTTGGCGAGCGGCGGTTCGAGGTCGAGACGAAATCGGGCAAATCGTTCCCGACACAGCAAGTGCTGGTCGCAGTGGGCCGACAAGGACAGGCACGGCTTCTTGAGTGCCCCGGTGCCGACAACGCTCAAAAGGTTACCTACCGACTTCACACTCCCGAAGATTACCACGACGCTAACATCATGGTCGTCGGCGGAGGGAACTCGGCGATCGAAGCAGCACTGCTGTTGATGCCACACAATCGCGTCACCCTTTCTTATCGCGGTGACGACCTGTTTCGCGCCAAAGAAGAAAACCGTTTGTTGATTGAACAGGCCGAACGCGACGGTCGACTCAATATCCTCTACCGCAGTAATCTCAAAGCGATTCGTGACGACGAGGTTGACATCGACGTCGATGGGCAAACGCACACGGTGGCAAACGATCATGTGATCGTACAAATTGGAACACTTCCGCCCGTTGATTTCCTGATGGACATGGGGCTGGAACTGGACGGCGTTTGGACCGCCAAGCGACTCGCATTTTCCGTCGTCGGATTGCTCGTCGGCGTTTTCGTCTATTTCTACTCCAAGAACTTTGTCTTTCACCCCGCGGCGGCGGGCGAGGGCAAGCTGTTGCTGCGGGGATTGGAGTCGCTCGCAGGGTCGACCCAACTAGGATTCGCCGCGTTCCTAGTGGGAACCGTTCTGCCGATCGCTTGGCTCTGTCTACTGGCGCTGAAGTTGATCAATGGAAATATGCAAGCGCGTGGGCACTCGGCGTTGTTCAACCTACCGCACTCCACCTTGCTGTTGATCCTGGGGGGGGGGCTGTATGCAGGATCGCTTGTTGCGCCGAGCGTACTGACACTCGATCCATCTGCAGCAGGCGATGGGCCCTATTTCGTGCCAGGCTTTACTTGGCTGTACAACGTTGTCCCGAAATACTTCAGCAATGCGTATGGACTCTATTATCTGATCTACTTTTCCGCGATCGCTGGCTTCGGTTTGTACTGGGCCATCAAGGCAAATCATCGATTGATATGGCGCCGGAACCTAACGATCATCGCGACGCAATGGACACTGTGGTGGGGGATTCCAACCTTTTTAGCCGTATTCATTGGTCGCAACCCGTGGACACCGCTGCTGACGCGATCGCTCAATGCGTGGCCGTTGAACATGGCCGCTTTCAAGGTGGATCCCGCGGTCGGCCCCGGCGATCCCGCTTGGTGGCATACGGTCGCGGTCGTGGGCGTGGTGTGGGCTGCTGTGCTGACCTTCATCGTGATTCCACTGGTAACGATTCGCTGGGGAAAGATTTATTGTTCGTACATTTGCTCGTGCGGCGCGCTCGCGGAAACGGTCGGCAATGGGTTTCGCCATCGCGGGCCGAAGGGCGATACGCCACGCAAAATGGAGCGGATGGGGTTCGTCTTTGTTGCGCTCGCAACGGTGGCAACCATCGCTGATCTGTACGGATTCGAAGGACCGCTAGGCCAATACAACTTGTGGGTTGGAACGGCGTTGGCCGGCGCGGTCGCCATTGGGCTCTATCCGTTCTTAGGACAGCGAGTGTGGTGCCGGATGTGGTGCCCGTTGGCGTTTTGGATGAACTTTTGGGGACGTTGGTCGCAGTTCAAGATCACTCCCGAGAAAGGCAAGTGCATCGACTGCAACGTCTGTAACCAATACTGCCAGATGGGCATCGACATCAAATCGAGTGCGTTGAAAGGCGAACCGATCACTTTGAACGATTCGCCCTGTGTCGGCTGCAATGAATGTATCGTCCGCTGCCCGATGGAGATTTTGCATCTTGGCGACTTGCCTGTTGTTCGTCGCCCCGGCATCCAGTCTGGGAACCCGAGCTAG
- a CDS encoding lipase/acyltransferase domain-containing protein, whose protein sequence is MIYIRTKDNAVHAAWVVTAITAWFARDPLHLVVTNATESHRLIRMAVNSGLYVMMAVQYSIRAYKLLLPAFALPAFALPAFVLVVFASGCATQRPNTSLAAIYNPLAQRPDYERNPVIVIPGVLGSRLVDDETGKTVWGKYDRIRFGRQQSDDLAVVSLPMGQGVPLSQLRDSVRSDGTLAYLELSVFGIPVELQAYNQILQTLGVGGYRDPSHPKADEFNYGDEHFTCFQFDYDWRRDVAENAALLDKFIGEKREYIRAEYESRYGIIDAEIKFDIVAHSLGGLLSRYYLRYGSQPLPEDGSLPVLDWRGASNVERLVMIGTPNAGSAFALRDLVNGHQLSRILPYYPPAALGTMPSLYQMLPRPRHQTLVDAQDPDQAYDFYDPELWRQMKWGLSDPQQDAVLQELLPEVADRESRECIALDHQRKCLLKAKQLHQALDIPAAPPPGVTLHLYAGDAIETPAVMSVDTETGKLEVAKSVPGDDTTTRHSALMSEQPVEAVSTRPASPIHWTSVMFLHTSHRKLTADPVFTDNVLALLLQSPRHSPSSVGEPLHRQPLEWIP, encoded by the coding sequence ATGATTTACATCCGCACGAAAGACAATGCCGTTCACGCTGCCTGGGTAGTGACCGCCATCACTGCTTGGTTCGCTCGCGACCCGTTGCATTTGGTCGTTACCAATGCAACCGAATCTCATCGGTTGATCCGAATGGCGGTTAATAGCGGCCTCTATGTGATGATGGCTGTTCAGTATTCCATTCGTGCGTACAAGCTCTTGTTGCCCGCGTTCGCTTTGCCCGCGTTCGCTTTGCCCGCGTTCGTTTTGGTTGTGTTTGCCTCAGGTTGTGCGACGCAACGACCCAATACTTCGCTCGCTGCGATCTACAACCCGCTGGCACAGCGGCCCGACTATGAACGCAATCCAGTGATCGTGATCCCGGGAGTGTTGGGTTCGCGGCTGGTCGATGATGAGACCGGCAAAACCGTCTGGGGGAAGTACGACCGAATTCGTTTTGGACGTCAGCAATCGGACGACCTTGCCGTGGTATCGCTGCCAATGGGGCAAGGTGTTCCGCTATCGCAATTACGAGACAGCGTTCGCAGCGATGGAACACTGGCTTACTTGGAATTGAGTGTGTTCGGGATCCCGGTCGAGCTGCAAGCCTACAACCAGATACTTCAAACCCTCGGCGTGGGTGGGTATCGCGATCCTTCGCACCCGAAAGCGGATGAATTCAATTACGGGGACGAACACTTCACTTGTTTCCAGTTCGACTACGATTGGCGGCGTGACGTCGCGGAGAACGCCGCGTTGTTGGATAAATTCATTGGCGAAAAGCGTGAGTACATTCGAGCCGAGTATGAAAGCCGCTACGGCATCATCGATGCAGAGATCAAATTCGACATTGTCGCTCATTCCCTCGGCGGCCTGCTCTCACGCTATTACTTGCGATATGGTTCTCAGCCGTTGCCCGAAGACGGTTCCTTGCCTGTGTTGGACTGGCGGGGCGCGAGTAACGTCGAACGATTGGTCATGATAGGAACACCGAATGCCGGATCGGCATTTGCGCTGCGAGACTTGGTCAATGGGCATCAGCTCTCACGGATACTTCCCTACTATCCACCGGCCGCATTGGGGACGATGCCGTCGCTCTACCAGATGCTGCCGCGTCCGCGTCATCAGACGCTCGTCGATGCTCAGGATCCAGATCAAGCCTATGATTTTTACGATCCCGAGTTGTGGCGACAAATGAAATGGGGATTGTCCGATCCGCAGCAAGACGCCGTTTTGCAAGAACTGTTGCCGGAGGTTGCGGATCGCGAATCACGTGAGTGCATTGCGTTGGACCATCAACGCAAGTGCTTGCTCAAAGCCAAGCAATTGCATCAAGCACTCGACATTCCGGCGGCGCCGCCACCGGGAGTCACGTTGCATCTCTACGCTGGCGACGCAATTGAAACCCCGGCCGTGATGTCCGTCGACACTGAAACCGGCAAGTTGGAAGTCGCTAAAAGTGTGCCCGGTGATGACACAACCACGCGACACAGCGCCCTGATGAGCGAACAGCCCGTCGAGGCCGTGTCAACACGCCCCGCTTCACCCATCCATTGGACCAGCGTCATGTTCCTGCACACCAGCCACCGCAAACTAACCGCGGATCCCGTGTTCACGGATAATGTGTTGGCGTTGTTACTTCAGTCGCCACGTCACTCTCCGTCGTCCGTCGGTGAGCCACTTCACAGACAGCCATTGGAATGGATTCCATAA
- a CDS encoding DUF547 domain-containing protein: MRTPNASHIVIALAASALSLLLVNPCSAGPKVTVGASVPANQQVSMDQIDPSHWDALLKRYVDEDGNVNYTGWKQSAADVRALEAFLVHLSSANPSARATQAAKLAFWINAYNAVTVHGILREYPTTSIRNHTAKLIGYNIWDDLLLTVGGKPYSLNQMEHEVLRKMGEPRIHFAIVCASRSCPRLLNEAYTAERLDTQLTINTKVFLANPGNFQYDAAGRRFQLSSILDWFGEDFGRDQAAQLRTIAPYLPSRAAYDAAIANSVSVSHLDYDWGLNDQATARTSRR, translated from the coding sequence ATGAGAACTCCCAATGCCTCCCACATCGTTATCGCGTTGGCTGCTAGTGCCCTCTCGCTGCTGTTAGTGAACCCATGTTCGGCTGGGCCAAAGGTAACGGTGGGCGCCAGTGTGCCTGCGAACCAGCAAGTTTCGATGGACCAGATCGACCCAAGCCATTGGGACGCCTTGCTAAAACGCTACGTGGATGAAGACGGAAACGTCAACTACACGGGGTGGAAACAGTCCGCTGCCGATGTGCGGGCGCTCGAAGCGTTCTTGGTGCACCTCTCGTCGGCAAACCCCAGTGCTCGGGCGACCCAGGCAGCGAAGTTGGCGTTTTGGATCAACGCCTATAACGCGGTTACGGTTCATGGAATTCTCCGCGAGTATCCCACGACCAGCATTCGCAATCACACCGCGAAACTGATCGGCTACAACATTTGGGATGATTTGTTGTTGACGGTTGGGGGAAAGCCATACTCGCTCAACCAGATGGAGCATGAAGTGTTGCGAAAGATGGGCGAGCCGCGGATTCACTTTGCCATCGTTTGTGCATCACGCAGTTGTCCGCGGCTGTTGAACGAGGCTTACACGGCGGAGAGACTGGATACTCAGCTGACCATCAACACAAAAGTCTTCCTCGCTAACCCAGGCAACTTTCAATATGACGCAGCCGGCCGCAGGTTCCAGCTCTCGTCGATTCTTGATTGGTTTGGCGAAGATTTTGGTCGCGACCAAGCCGCCCAACTCCGCACGATTGCCCCCTACTTGCCCTCACGCGCAGCTTACGATGCAGCGATCGCAAACTCGGTCTCCGTCTCCCATCTTGATTACGACTGGGGTTTGAACGACCAAGCCACTGCTCGCACGTCACGTCGTTGA
- the arsB gene encoding ACR3 family arsenite efflux transporter — MTQPQACPAAEKGIGFFERYLTVWVGICIVAGIALGKVAPGIAKSLDGMAIYVNDAPVISIPIAICLFFMMYPIMVKIDFGEVVKAGKSIRPVSLTLFINWAIKPFTMYAIASFFLGTLFLGFIGPDAVDYVKAPLGSNLEVGSTYGAGEVVLVDGVKMLQVPLWRSYLAGCILLGIAPCTAMVLVWGFLAKGNDGHTLVMVAINSLTMLVLYGVLGGFLLGVGQLPVPWQALLLSIGVYVALPLVAGYLSRKWLIATKGEAWFRDKFLHFLTPVTITALLATLVLLFSFKGETIVENPLTILWIAIPLTIQTLVIFALGYGISKAMGFTYESAAPTAMIGASNHFEVAIATATMLYGLSSGAALATVVGVLIEVPLMLGLVKFCLKTKGWFPAGSSDGAGTSDDDRETVPSNI, encoded by the coding sequence GTGACTCAACCACAAGCCTGCCCGGCAGCCGAAAAGGGCATTGGATTCTTTGAGCGTTACCTGACGGTCTGGGTAGGGATTTGCATCGTTGCGGGGATTGCATTGGGCAAGGTTGCTCCTGGAATTGCAAAGTCGCTCGATGGGATGGCGATTTACGTGAACGATGCTCCGGTGATTTCAATCCCGATCGCCATCTGTCTGTTCTTCATGATGTACCCGATCATGGTCAAGATTGACTTCGGTGAAGTGGTCAAAGCTGGCAAGTCGATTCGGCCTGTTAGTTTGACGCTGTTTATCAACTGGGCCATCAAGCCGTTCACGATGTACGCGATCGCCAGTTTCTTTCTGGGCACTCTCTTTCTCGGTTTCATTGGCCCCGATGCCGTTGACTACGTGAAAGCTCCGTTGGGCAGCAATCTTGAGGTGGGATCAACCTACGGTGCTGGCGAGGTGGTCTTGGTCGACGGCGTGAAGATGCTGCAAGTTCCGTTGTGGCGAAGCTACCTGGCCGGTTGCATCTTGCTCGGCATTGCTCCCTGCACGGCGATGGTCTTGGTTTGGGGATTCTTGGCGAAGGGCAACGACGGACACACGCTCGTGATGGTGGCGATCAATTCGCTGACGATGCTTGTTCTGTACGGAGTACTCGGTGGGTTCCTGCTCGGCGTCGGCCAGCTTCCCGTTCCTTGGCAAGCGTTATTGTTGTCGATCGGCGTCTATGTCGCGTTGCCGTTGGTAGCCGGTTACCTGTCACGCAAATGGCTGATCGCGACCAAGGGCGAGGCCTGGTTTCGTGACAAGTTTTTGCATTTCCTAACGCCCGTCACGATCACGGCTCTACTAGCAACGCTCGTGCTGTTGTTTTCATTCAAAGGCGAAACGATCGTTGAAAATCCCCTGACGATTCTGTGGATCGCGATTCCATTGACGATTCAGACGCTAGTGATCTTTGCCCTCGGTTACGGGATCAGCAAAGCGATGGGATTCACTTACGAATCCGCCGCTCCGACCGCGATGATCGGCGCATCGAATCACTTTGAAGTGGCAATCGCGACGGCAACGATGTTGTACGGATTGTCGTCCGGTGCGGCGCTCGCGACTGTGGTGGGCGTGTTGATCGAAGTTCCATTGATGTTGGGCTTGGTCAAGTTTTGCCTCAAGACGAAGGGGTGGTTTCCAGCCGGCTCCTCCGATGGTGCCGGAACCTCCGATGATGATCGAGAAACCGTCCCCAGCAACATATGA